The following are encoded in a window of Telmatobacter sp. DSM 110680 genomic DNA:
- a CDS encoding CusA/CzcA family heavy metal efflux RND transporter — protein sequence MIRTLVDFALSNRFVVLSATVLLVLWGAESFHNLPVEAYPDIADNYVTVITQWPGRAAEEVEQQVTIPVETEMNGIPHLTALRSESIFGLSFVLMIFDDESQNDWNREKVLERLTQVNFPPGLQGQIGTDWSTVGQIYWYTLHSSNPKYDLMELKSIEDWTLEKQFKSVKDVVDVSTFGGTTKEFQVRVDPNKLVSYGLSIGQVEQQLTNNNTNAGGSFVETGQQQMNVRALGLYRSVQDIENTVLTTQKGTALRVKDIAEVAQGPRILLGAMARADHLPDGTIIDNPDVVQGVALLRKGADAQPVLDAIHQKVKELNDRILPEGVKIVPMLDRSDLLHYTLHTVLHNMAEGMILVTIILFLFLGNARGALIVALTIPFALLFASICLDLSKIPANLLSLGALDFGMVVDGAVVMVENIVRHMSRGIGPNGANGAPQTDIQPASSKSPAEVIRDACHEVQRPVFFAIAIIITAYLPIFTLQRVEGKLFKPMAWTVAFALLGALTFSILIAPMLSSVLFRRSIKEWHNPIMVFLTVQYKGRLRWAIRNRKIVFGAGLAALAVTVFLAFSGVIGSEFLPHLDEGAIWARGSLSNSTSLSEGKDFATKARLILASFPEVTKVVSQAGRPDDGTDTGGFGNTEYFVDLKPKEEWRAVFHGDKDELITAMSREVSKLPGVFWNFSQPIEDNVDETLTGTKGGLAVKVYGDDLKTLEQKGEEIMQQMSTVPGVKDIGLFRDMGQPNLNFAVDRQAAARFGVNVADIQDAVQTAVGGNAVSQVLQGEARYDVVVRYKEPYRNSQEAIANIRLLSPSGERVSLAQLTKMQVQEGAYDIFREANQRYVAVRYEVRERDLGTTVNEAMAKVEKNVQLPRGYHIQWSGENESQKRSSQRLMIIVPLTVLVIFIILYSMFRSAKWACLILSVVMLAPLGGLLALLISRTHFSVSTGVGFLALFGVSVQTGVIMLEYINQLRAKGFTVEDAAIEGAVLRLRPIMMTMLVATFGLIPAAMSHAIGSDSQRPFAIVIVGGLMAALLMSLVLLPTLYVSIARDGDKLPAPDTGVSFEH from the coding sequence ATGATTCGTACATTGGTAGACTTTGCACTCAGCAACCGCTTTGTCGTTCTCTCGGCGACTGTATTGCTGGTGTTATGGGGAGCTGAATCCTTCCACAATTTGCCCGTGGAAGCCTACCCGGATATTGCGGATAACTACGTTACCGTCATTACGCAGTGGCCGGGGCGCGCAGCCGAAGAAGTTGAGCAACAGGTCACAATTCCCGTTGAGACGGAGATGAATGGGATTCCGCATCTGACTGCTCTAAGGTCCGAATCGATCTTCGGTCTCTCGTTCGTGCTCATGATCTTCGACGATGAGTCGCAGAACGACTGGAACCGCGAGAAGGTTCTGGAGCGACTCACACAGGTGAACTTTCCTCCTGGCCTGCAAGGGCAGATCGGCACCGATTGGAGCACGGTTGGGCAGATTTACTGGTACACGCTGCATAGCTCGAACCCGAAATACGACCTGATGGAATTGAAGTCCATTGAGGACTGGACGCTCGAAAAGCAGTTCAAGTCGGTCAAGGATGTAGTTGACGTATCGACGTTCGGAGGCACTACAAAGGAGTTCCAGGTACGCGTCGATCCTAACAAGCTCGTCTCCTACGGGCTCAGCATTGGTCAAGTTGAGCAGCAGCTAACCAACAACAATACAAACGCCGGTGGAAGCTTTGTGGAGACCGGGCAGCAGCAGATGAATGTGCGTGCGCTTGGCCTGTACCGATCCGTGCAGGATATTGAAAACACCGTTCTCACGACGCAAAAAGGAACTGCATTGCGGGTGAAGGACATCGCCGAGGTCGCTCAGGGCCCGCGAATCCTGCTTGGAGCCATGGCGAGGGCCGATCATCTACCTGACGGGACGATCATCGACAATCCAGACGTAGTGCAGGGTGTTGCGTTGTTACGCAAGGGGGCAGATGCTCAGCCTGTCCTGGATGCCATTCACCAAAAGGTAAAGGAACTGAATGATCGCATCTTACCCGAAGGCGTGAAGATTGTTCCCATGCTTGATCGATCAGATCTGCTGCACTACACCTTGCATACGGTGCTGCACAACATGGCCGAAGGAATGATTCTCGTCACCATCATCTTGTTTCTCTTTCTCGGCAATGCACGCGGCGCCCTTATCGTCGCGCTAACGATTCCATTCGCATTGTTGTTCGCGTCGATTTGTCTGGATCTGAGCAAGATTCCGGCCAACTTGCTCTCGCTGGGCGCGCTGGACTTCGGGATGGTCGTGGATGGCGCTGTAGTGATGGTCGAGAACATAGTTCGCCACATGAGTCGCGGAATCGGCCCAAACGGGGCTAATGGTGCACCCCAAACCGATATACAGCCTGCATCGTCGAAATCGCCTGCCGAAGTGATCCGCGACGCCTGTCACGAGGTACAGCGGCCGGTTTTCTTTGCAATCGCGATCATCATTACCGCCTATTTGCCAATCTTTACGCTGCAGCGCGTGGAGGGAAAGCTCTTCAAGCCGATGGCATGGACAGTCGCCTTCGCACTGCTGGGTGCACTGACGTTTTCCATACTGATTGCACCTATGCTTTCGAGCGTGCTGTTTCGGCGGAGTATCAAGGAATGGCACAACCCGATCATGGTCTTCCTGACCGTGCAGTACAAAGGGCGACTGCGGTGGGCAATTCGGAATCGCAAGATCGTGTTTGGGGCTGGTCTGGCTGCACTGGCCGTCACCGTTTTTCTGGCTTTCAGTGGGGTCATCGGTTCCGAGTTTCTTCCTCATCTTGATGAGGGCGCAATTTGGGCGCGAGGTTCACTCAGCAACAGCACAAGCTTGAGCGAAGGCAAGGACTTTGCGACCAAGGCGCGACTGATCCTGGCCTCGTTTCCTGAGGTCACAAAGGTCGTCTCACAAGCGGGGAGACCTGATGACGGCACGGATACTGGCGGATTTGGCAATACTGAATACTTCGTGGATCTCAAACCGAAAGAGGAATGGCGGGCTGTCTTTCACGGCGACAAGGACGAACTCATTACAGCTATGAGTCGAGAAGTATCAAAGCTGCCTGGCGTCTTCTGGAACTTCTCCCAGCCCATCGAAGACAACGTCGATGAGACCTTGACGGGTACGAAAGGCGGGTTGGCCGTCAAGGTCTACGGTGACGATTTGAAGACGCTGGAACAGAAAGGCGAAGAGATCATGCAGCAGATGTCCACTGTTCCGGGGGTCAAGGACATCGGTCTGTTTCGAGATATGGGCCAGCCTAACCTGAATTTTGCCGTTGACCGCCAGGCAGCGGCCCGCTTCGGAGTCAATGTTGCGGATATTCAGGACGCTGTCCAAACGGCAGTCGGCGGTAACGCGGTGAGCCAGGTGCTGCAGGGTGAAGCACGCTATGACGTCGTGGTGCGTTACAAAGAGCCCTATCGAAACAGCCAGGAGGCAATCGCAAACATCAGGCTGCTTTCTCCGTCAGGTGAGCGTGTATCACTGGCGCAACTGACGAAGATGCAGGTGCAGGAAGGCGCGTACGACATCTTCCGGGAAGCGAATCAGCGCTATGTCGCGGTGCGCTATGAAGTGCGTGAGCGGGATCTGGGCACAACCGTCAACGAGGCCATGGCCAAGGTGGAGAAGAATGTTCAGCTGCCCAGGGGCTACCACATTCAGTGGTCTGGCGAAAACGAGAGCCAGAAGCGATCGTCGCAGCGCCTAATGATTATTGTCCCGCTAACGGTGTTGGTGATCTTCATCATCCTCTATTCAATGTTCCGATCAGCGAAATGGGCATGTCTGATTCTCTCCGTCGTTATGCTTGCGCCGCTCGGCGGATTGCTTGCACTGCTAATCAGCCGGACACACTTCAGTGTCTCGACGGGAGTCGGTTTTCTGGCGCTGTTCGGCGTTTCCGTACAGACAGGCGTGATCATGCTTGAATACATCAATCAACTTCGTGCGAAAGGCTTCACCGTTGAAGACGCAGCGATAGAAGGAGCCGTACTGCGGCTGCGTCCGATCATGATGACAATGCTGGTGGCTACATTTGGATTGATTCCCGCCGCAATGTCTCACGCGATTGGTTCCGACTCGCAGCGGCCGTTTGCGATCGTAATTGTTGGTGGGCTGATGGCCGCATTGCTGATGAGCCTGGTTTTGCTGCCGACTTTGTACGTGTCAATCGCAAGGGATGGCGATAAGCTCCCGGCGCCGGATACGGGGGTGTCCTTTGAACATTAA